Proteins encoded together in one Helicobacter pylori window:
- a CDS encoding IS607 family transposase — MKSKEVLKILKISRVTLWKYVKSGKIRVKQEPNGYYIYNDSDVYSLAGIEDGRLNVVYARVSTQKQKQDLHNQIENCISFINAKGISVDSIYSDIKSGMSLDRKGFMELLNAVMAFKIKAVYISYKDRLARLSYELVEKLFSDYGTKIVIINQCESISLEQELFEDIMQTIHSFSMKMYSKRRIAKKLLLESKVNPAFLKSLNGETDDLD; from the coding sequence ATGAAATCTAAAGAAGTCTTAAAGATCTTAAAAATATCCCGTGTTACTCTTTGGAAGTATGTTAAAAGTGGAAAGATACGAGTTAAACAAGAACCCAATGGTTACTATATATACAACGATTCTGATGTCTATTCTTTAGCAGGAATTGAAGATGGTAGGCTGAATGTAGTTTATGCTAGGGTAAGCACTCAAAAGCAGAAACAAGACTTGCACAATCAAATAGAAAACTGTATCTCTTTTATAAATGCTAAAGGAATATCTGTAGATAGTATCTATTCTGATATTAAAAGCGGCATGTCTTTGGACAGAAAGGGTTTTATGGAACTTCTTAATGCGGTAATGGCGTTTAAAATTAAGGCGGTTTATATTTCCTATAAAGACCGATTAGCTAGATTGAGCTATGAGTTAGTAGAAAAGCTATTTAGCGATTATGGCACTAAAATCGTTATTATCAATCAGTGTGAATCAATCAGTTTAGAGCAAGAACTGTTTGAGGACATCATGCAAACAATCCATTCTTTTTCTATGAAGATGTATTCTAAGCGCCGCATTGCTAAAAAGTTGCTTTTAGAGAGTAAGGTTAATCCAGCCTTTCTAAAATCTCTTAATGGGGAAACAGATGACCTTGACTGA
- a CDS encoding type II toxin-antitoxin system HicA family toxin yields the protein MPELPRLTAKEAEKLLLQNGFVFSRQKGSHRIYVKDKIRQVLPFHSGEILHPKIVKEIMENILK from the coding sequence TTGCCTGAATTGCCACGACTCACAGCTAAAGAAGCAGAGAAGCTATTATTGCAGAATGGATTTGTTTTCTCTAGGCAAAAAGGCAGCCATAGAATTTATGTGAAAGATAAAATCAGGCAGGTTTTGCCTTTTCATTCTGGCGAAATCTTGCACCCTAAAATAGTGAAAGAAATCATGGAAAATATCCTTAAATGA
- the glnA gene encoding type I glutamate--ammonia ligase: MVVRTQNSESKIKEFFEFCKENEVEFVDFRFSDIKGTWNHIAYSFGALTHDLFKEGIPFDASSFKGWQGIEHSDMILTPDLVRYFIDPFSADVSAVVFCDVYDVYKNQPYEKCPRSIAKKALKHLRDLGLGDVAYFGAENEFFIFDSIKIKDASNSQYYEVDSEEGEWNRDKSFENGVNFGHRPGKQGGYMPVPPTDTMMDIRTEIVKVLNQVGLETFVVHHEVAQAQGEVGVKFGDLVEAADNVQKLKYVVKMVAHLNGKTATFMPKPLYGDNGSGMHTHVSVWKNNENLFGGETYKGLSEFALHFLGGVLRHARGLAAFTNASTNSYKRLIPGYEAPSILTYSASNRSASVRIPYGISKNSARFEFRFPDSSSNPYLAFGAILMAGIDGIKNKMDPGEAMDINLFKLTLDEIREKGIKQMPHTLRRSLEEMLADKQYLKEGQVFSEEFIQAYQSLKFHSEVFPWESKPHPFEFITTYSC, translated from the coding sequence ATGGTAGTAAGAACTCAAAATAGCGAAAGCAAGATCAAAGAATTTTTTGAATTTTGCAAAGAAAATGAAGTGGAATTTGTGGATTTTAGATTCAGCGATATTAAAGGCACTTGGAACCATATCGCTTATTCTTTTGGGGCTTTAACGCATGACTTGTTTAAAGAAGGGATCCCTTTTGATGCGAGCTCTTTTAAAGGCTGGCAAGGCATTGAACATTCGGATATGATTTTAACCCCCGATTTGGTGCGTTATTTCATTGACCCTTTTAGCGCGGATGTGAGCGCGGTCGTGTTTTGCGATGTGTATGATGTGTATAAAAATCAGCCTTATGAAAAATGCCCTAGAAGTATCGCTAAAAAAGCCCTAAAACATTTAAGAGATTTGGGCTTAGGCGATGTGGCTTATTTTGGCGCGGAGAATGAATTTTTTATCTTTGATTCCATTAAGATTAAAGACGCTTCCAATTCCCAATACTACGAAGTGGATAGCGAAGAGGGCGAATGGAATAGGGATAAAAGCTTTGAAAATGGCGTCAATTTTGGGCATAGACCGGGCAAGCAAGGAGGTTATATGCCTGTGCCGCCAACGGATACGATGATGGATATTCGCACAGAAATCGTGAAAGTCTTAAACCAAGTGGGGTTAGAAACTTTTGTCGTCCATCATGAAGTCGCGCAAGCGCAAGGCGAAGTGGGCGTGAAATTTGGGGATTTAGTGGAAGCCGCTGACAATGTCCAAAAACTCAAATATGTGGTTAAAATGGTCGCTCATTTAAATGGGAAAACGGCTACTTTCATGCCAAAACCCCTATATGGGGATAATGGGAGCGGGATGCACACCCATGTGAGCGTTTGGAAAAATAACGAAAACCTTTTTGGTGGCGAAACTTACAAGGGCTTGAGCGAGTTTGCGTTGCATTTTTTAGGGGGCGTGTTGCGCCACGCTAGAGGGTTAGCCGCTTTCACTAACGCTTCCACCAATTCTTACAAACGCCTGATTCCGGGATATGAAGCCCCATCCATTTTAACTTATTCAGCCAGCAATAGGAGCGCTAGCGTGCGTATCCCTTATGGGATTTCTAAAAATAGTGCTAGGTTTGAATTTAGGTTTCCTGACAGCTCATCAAACCCCTACCTGGCTTTTGGGGCTATTTTAATGGCGGGCATTGATGGCATTAAAAATAAAATGGATCCCGGCGAAGCGATGGACATTAACCTTTTCAAATTGACTTTAGATGAAATTAGAGAAAAAGGCATCAAACAAATGCCCCACACTTTAAGGAGATCGTTAGAAGAAATGCTAGCCGATAAGCAGTATTTAAAAGAAGGTCAGGTCTTTAGCGAAGAATTTATCCAGGCCTATCAGTCTCTTAAATTCCATTCTGAAGTGTTCCCATGGGAGAGCAAACCCCATCCTTTTGAATTTATCACCACTTATTCATGCTAA
- a CDS encoding type II toxin-antitoxin system HicB family antitoxin, translated as MLINAVIEKDENGYFAFVPFLKGCVSQGKSYEEALRNIKEAIELYLGDLEADELAFLSKKNSVIAPIEIAFA; from the coding sequence ATGCTTATAAACGCTGTCATAGAAAAAGATGAGAATGGGTATTTTGCTTTTGTCCCCTTTCTAAAAGGCTGTGTATCACAAGGGAAAAGTTATGAAGAAGCCCTAAGAAACATTAAAGAAGCCATAGAGCTTTATTTGGGAGATTTAGAAGCCGATGAGTTAGCTTTTCTTTCTAAGAAAAATTCTGTAATAGCACCCATTGAGATAGCTTTTGCCTGA
- a CDS encoding 50S ribosomal protein L9 produces MMKVLLLEDVKNLGKAGEVCEVKDGYGNNFLIANQKAKLATNEVINKYKAEVKKKAEKEALEKAQKLQMVETLQTITLTIHKKVGANGSLFGAITKEEITERLKEQHASLNLDKKDIELKHPIKSTGIYEIEVKLGSGIAGVFKIDVVAE; encoded by the coding sequence ATGATGAAAGTTCTATTATTAGAAGATGTGAAAAATTTAGGCAAAGCGGGTGAAGTGTGCGAAGTTAAAGATGGCTATGGGAATAACTTTTTAATCGCTAACCAAAAAGCCAAACTCGCCACTAACGAAGTGATCAACAAATACAAAGCCGAAGTCAAAAAGAAAGCGGAAAAAGAAGCCCTAGAAAAGGCGCAAAAACTGCAAATGGTAGAAACCTTACAAACCATCACGCTGACTATCCATAAAAAAGTCGGTGCGAACGGCTCTTTATTTGGAGCGATCACTAAAGAAGAGATCACGGAGCGTTTGAAAGAACAGCATGCGAGTTTAAATTTAGATAAAAAAGACATCGAGCTCAAACACCCGATTAAAAGCACAGGGATTTATGAGATTGAAGTCAAGCTTGGATCGGGGATTGCGGGCGTGTTTAAAATTGATGTGGTGGCTGAGTAG
- a CDS encoding NUDIX hydrolase → MSYFKNAFNQKSLIDDSSVYLEPCSSSNFIELKRMHYNEENTKKTWDIIKSLDSVAVLLYEKESDCFVIVKQFRPAIYARHFHFKRDQDQNIDGYTYELCAGLVDKANKSLEEIACEEALEECGYQISPKNLETIGQFYSATGLSGSLQTLYYAEVCAHLKVSKGGGIDTEKIEVLFLERSKAFDFIMDFQYAKTTGLSLAILWHLKKFKNV, encoded by the coding sequence ATGTCTTATTTTAAGAATGCTTTCAATCAAAAATCTTTAATAGATGATTCCAGTGTGTATTTAGAGCCTTGTTCTAGCTCTAATTTCATAGAATTAAAACGCATGCATTATAATGAAGAGAATACTAAGAAAACATGGGATATTATTAAGTCTTTAGACAGCGTGGCGGTTTTACTCTATGAAAAAGAATCCGATTGCTTTGTGATTGTGAAACAATTCCGCCCAGCCATTTATGCACGCCATTTTCATTTTAAGCGCGATCAAGATCAAAATATTGACGGATACACTTATGAATTGTGCGCAGGGCTTGTGGATAAGGCTAATAAGAGTTTAGAAGAAATCGCTTGCGAAGAAGCGTTAGAAGAATGCGGTTATCAAATTAGCCCTAAAAATTTAGAAACCATAGGCCAATTTTATAGCGCGACCGGGTTGAGCGGGAGTTTGCAAACGCTCTATTACGCTGAAGTGTGCGCGCATTTGAAAGTTTCAAAGGGTGGGGGGATTGATACAGAAAAGATTGAAGTGCTGTTTTTAGAGCGATCAAAAGCTTTTGATTTTATAATGGATTTTCAATACGCTAAAACCACCGGATTGTCTTTAGCCATTTTATGGCATTTAAAAAAGTTTAAAAATGTTTAA
- a CDS encoding plasmid stabilization protein: MLRLLIGLLLMSFISLQSASWQEPLRVSIEFVDLPKKIIRFPAHDLQVGEFGFVVTKLSDYEIVNSEVVIIAVENGVATAKFRAFESMKQRHLPTPRMVARKGDLVYFRQFNNQAFLIAPNDELYEQIRATNTDINFISSDLLVTFLNGFDPKIANLRKACNVYSVGVIYIVTTNTLNILSCESFEILEKRELNTSGVTKTSTPFFSRVEGIDAGTLGKLFSGSQSKNYFAYYDALVKKEKRKEVRIEKKEVRIDAREIKREIKQEAIKESKKANQGTENAPTLEEKNYQKAERKLDSKEERRYLRDEKKKAKATKKAMELEEREKEHDERDDRETEERRKALEMDKSDKKEERVKPKENEQEIKQEAIKELDNGNNATQQGEKQNAPKENNAPKEEPKLSPKEEKRRLKEEKKKAKAEQRAREFEQRAKEHQERDEKELEERRKALEAGKK, translated from the coding sequence ATGTTAAGGCTTTTGATAGGACTTCTTCTAATGAGTTTTATAAGCTTGCAATCAGCCTCTTGGCAAGAACCCTTAAGAGTGAGTATAGAATTTGTGGATTTGCCTAAAAAAATCATTCGTTTTCCTGCTCATGATTTGCAAGTGGGGGAGTTTGGTTTTGTCGTTACTAAACTTTCAGATTATGAAATCGTTAATTCTGAAGTGGTCATTATTGCCGTTGAAAATGGCGTCGCAACGGCTAAATTCAGAGCGTTTGAATCTATGAAACAAAGGCATTTACCCACTCCAAGAATGGTCGCTAGAAAGGGCGATTTAGTCTATTTTAGGCAATTCAACAACCAAGCGTTTTTAATCGCTCCTAATGATGAACTCTATGAGCAAATCAGAGCGACTAACACCGATATTAATTTTATTAGCTCTGATTTGTTGGTTACTTTTTTGAATGGGTTTGACCCAAAAATCGCTAATTTAAGGAAAGCGTGCAATGTTTATAGTGTGGGGGTGATTTATATTGTAACCACGAACACGCTCAATATTTTAAGCTGTGAGAGTTTTGAAATTTTAGAAAAAAGAGAGCTGAATACAAGCGGTGTTACTAAAACTTCTACGCCGTTTTTTTCTAGGGTTGAGGGCATTGATGCAGGCACGCTAGGGAAACTTTTTTCAGGCAGTCAGTCTAAAAATTACTTCGCTTACTATGACGCTTTAGTGAAAAAAGAAAAACGCAAAGAAGTGAGGATTGAAAAGAAAGAAGTAAGGATTGATGCTAGAGAAATTAAACGAGAAATCAAGCAAGAAGCCATTAAAGAGTCTAAAAAAGCCAATCAAGGCACAGAAAACGCTCCTACTTTAGAAGAGAAAAACTACCAAAAAGCAGAGCGAAAACTTGATTCTAAAGAAGAAAGGCGCTATTTAAGAGATGAAAAGAAAAAAGCCAAAGCCACCAAAAAGGCTATGGAATTGGAAGAAAGAGAAAAAGAGCATGATGAAAGAGACGATAGGGAGACTGAAGAAAGAAGAAAAGCTTTAGAAATGGATAAAAGCGATAAAAAAGAAGAAAGAGTCAAACCCAAAGAAAATGAGCAAGAAATCAAGCAAGAAGCCATTAAAGAGCTAGATAATGGAAATAACGCCACCCAACAAGGCGAAAAACAAAACGCTCCTAAAGAGAACAACGCTCCAAAAGAAGAGCCAAAACTCAGTCCTAAAGAAGAAAAACGCCGCTTGAAAGAAGAAAAGAAAAAAGCCAAAGCCGAACAAAGAGCGAGAGAATTTGAACAAAGAGCGAAAGAGCATCAAGAAAGAGATGAAAAAGAGCTTGAAGAGCGAAGAAAGGCGCTAGAAGCGGGTAAAAAATAA
- a CDS encoding urease-enhancing factor has protein sequence MKTIRNSVFIGSSLLGGCASVETYFDTLRVACVKDACL, from the coding sequence ATGAAAACCATTAGAAATAGCGTGTTCATTGGATCTTCTTTACTCGGCGGTTGTGCTAGCGTTGAGACTTATTTTGACACTTTGCGTGTTGCTTGCGTTAAAGACGCTTGTTTGTAG
- the hslV gene encoding ATP-dependent protease subunit HslV has translation MFEATTILGYRGEFDNKKFALIGGDGQVTLGNCVVKANATKIRSLYHNQVLSGFAGSTADAFSLFDMFERILESKKGDLFKSVVDFSKEWRKDKYLRRLEAMMIVLNFDHVFILSGTGDVLEAEDNKIAAIGSGGNFALSAARALDHFAHLEPRKLVEESLKIAGDLCIYTNTNIKILEL, from the coding sequence ATGTTTGAAGCGACGACGATTTTGGGCTATAGAGGGGAATTTGACAATAAGAAGTTCGCGCTCATTGGAGGCGATGGGCAGGTAACTTTGGGTAATTGCGTAGTCAAAGCCAATGCGACAAAAATCAGAAGCTTGTATCACAACCAGGTTTTAAGCGGGTTTGCCGGAAGCACGGCGGACGCTTTTAGTTTGTTTGATATGTTTGAACGCATATTAGAGAGCAAAAAAGGGGATTTGTTTAAAAGCGTGGTGGATTTCAGCAAAGAATGGCGCAAAGACAAGTATTTACGCCGATTGGAAGCGATGATGATCGTTTTAAACTTCGATCATGTTTTTATTTTGAGCGGCACGGGCGATGTTTTAGAAGCTGAAGACAATAAGATCGCTGCTATTGGGAGTGGGGGGAATTTTGCTTTGAGCGCGGCTAGGGCTTTGGATCATTTCGCTCATTTAGAGCCTAGAAAACTCGTAGAAGAGTCCTTAAAAATCGCAGGGGATCTTTGCATTTACACCAACACGAATATTAAAATTTTGGAGCTTTAA
- a CDS encoding GTPase Era, which produces MMKTKAGFVALIGKPNAGKSTLLNTLLNAHLALVSHKANATRKLMKCIVPFKDKEGYESQIIFLDTPGLHHQEKLLNQCMLSQALKAMGDAELCVFLASVHDDLKGYEEFLNLCQKPHILALSKIDTATHKQVLQKLQEYQKYSSQFLDLVPLSAKKSQNLNTLLECISKHLSPSAWLFEKDLMSDEKMRDIYKEIIRESLFDFLSDEIPYESDVMIDKFIEEERIDKVYARIIVEKESQKKIVIGKNGVNIKRIGTNARLKMQEVGEKKVFLNLQVIAQKSWSKEEKSLQKLGYIYQRNRD; this is translated from the coding sequence ATAATGAAAACTAAGGCGGGCTTTGTAGCTCTTATAGGCAAACCAAACGCTGGAAAAAGCACTCTTTTAAACACTCTCTTAAACGCTCATTTAGCCCTTGTTTCGCATAAGGCTAACGCGACTAGAAAATTGATGAAATGCATCGTGCCTTTTAAAGACAAAGAAGGGTATGAGAGCCAAATCATTTTTTTAGACACACCAGGGCTTCATCATCAAGAAAAATTACTCAACCAGTGCATGCTCTCACAGGCTTTAAAAGCGATGGGCGATGCTGAATTGTGTGTTTTTTTAGCTTCTGTGCATGATGATTTAAAAGGCTATGAAGAGTTTTTAAATTTGTGCCAAAAACCCCATATCTTGGCTTTGAGTAAGATTGATACAGCCACGCATAAGCAGGTTTTACAAAAATTACAAGAGTATCAAAAATATTCATCGCAATTTTTAGATCTAGTGCCTTTGAGCGCGAAAAAATCTCAAAATTTAAACACGCTTTTAGAATGCATCAGTAAGCATTTAAGCCCTAGCGCATGGCTTTTTGAAAAGGATTTAATGAGCGATGAAAAAATGCGCGATATTTATAAGGAAATCATTAGGGAGAGTTTGTTTGATTTTTTGAGCGATGAAATCCCTTATGAAAGCGATGTGATGATTGATAAATTTATAGAAGAAGAACGCATAGACAAGGTGTATGCGCGCATTATCGTAGAAAAAGAAAGCCAAAAAAAAATCGTGATAGGCAAAAACGGGGTGAATATCAAACGCATCGGGACTAACGCACGATTAAAAATGCAAGAAGTGGGCGAAAAAAAGGTTTTTTTAAACTTGCAAGTGATCGCTCAAAAATCATGGAGCAAGGAAGAAAAGAGCTTGCAAAAACTGGGCTATATCTATCAAAGGAATAGGGATTGA
- the hslU gene encoding HslU--HslV peptidase ATPase subunit, with the protein MSKLNMTPREIVAYLDEYIIEQKEAKKFIAIALRNRYRRLQLEKSLQEEITPKNILMIGSTGVGKTEIARRMAKIMKLPFVKVEASKYTEVGFVGRDVESMVRDLVNNSVLLVENEHKEKLKDKIEEAVIEKIAKKLLPPLPSGVSEEKKQEYANSLLKMQQRIAQGELDSREIEIEVRKKSIEIDSNVPPEILRVQENLIKVFHKEQDKVKKTLSVKEAKEALKAEISDTLLDGEAIKMEGLKRAESSGVIFIDEIDKIAVSSKEGSRQDPSKEGVQRDLLPIVEGSVVNTKYGSIKTEHILFIAAGAFHLSKPSDLIPELQGRFPLRVELENLTEEIMYMILTQTKTSIIKQYQALLKVEGVEIAFEDDAIKELAKLSYNANQKSEDIGARRLHTTIEKVLEDISFEAEDYSGQRITITKELVQSKLGDLVADENLVKYIL; encoded by the coding sequence ATGTCTAAATTGAATATGACCCCAAGAGAAATTGTCGCTTATTTAGATGAATACATCATTGAGCAAAAGGAGGCTAAAAAGTTTATCGCTATCGCTTTAAGGAATCGTTACAGGCGTTTGCAACTGGAAAAATCCTTACAAGAAGAAATCACGCCTAAAAACATTTTAATGATTGGCTCTACTGGCGTGGGTAAAACTGAAATCGCAAGAAGAATGGCAAAAATCATGAAACTCCCCTTTGTGAAAGTGGAAGCGAGCAAATACACAGAAGTGGGTTTTGTGGGGCGCGATGTGGAGTCTATGGTAAGGGATTTAGTCAATAACAGCGTGCTTTTAGTGGAAAATGAGCATAAAGAAAAATTAAAAGACAAGATTGAGGAGGCGGTTATAGAAAAAATCGCTAAAAAACTCCTGCCCCCTTTGCCTAGTGGTGTGAGTGAAGAAAAAAAACAAGAATACGCTAACAGCCTTTTAAAGATGCAACAAAGAATCGCGCAAGGCGAGTTGGATAGTAGAGAAATTGAAATTGAAGTGCGTAAAAAAAGCATAGAGATTGATTCTAATGTGCCGCCTGAAATTTTAAGGGTTCAAGAAAATTTGATTAAGGTTTTCCATAAAGAACAGGATAAAGTCAAAAAAACCTTAAGCGTTAAAGAGGCTAAAGAAGCCCTAAAAGCAGAAATTAGCGACACGCTTTTAGATGGCGAAGCCATTAAAATGGAGGGTTTGAAGCGCGCGGAAAGTTCAGGGGTGATTTTTATTGATGAAATTGATAAGATTGCTGTCAGTTCTAAAGAAGGAAGCCGTCAAGATCCCAGTAAAGAGGGGGTTCAAAGGGATTTGTTGCCGATTGTAGAGGGGAGTGTGGTGAATACGAAGTATGGCTCTATTAAAACAGAGCATATTTTATTCATTGCGGCAGGGGCGTTTCATCTTTCTAAACCAAGCGATTTGATCCCTGAATTGCAGGGGCGTTTCCCTTTAAGGGTGGAGTTAGAAAATTTAACCGAAGAAATCATGTATATGATTTTAACCCAAACTAAAACCTCTATCATCAAGCAATACCAAGCCCTTTTAAAAGTGGAGGGCGTAGAAATTGCGTTTGAAGACGATGCGATCAAAGAGTTAGCCAAACTTTCTTATAACGCCAATCAAAAAAGCGAAGACATAGGCGCTAGAAGGTTGCACACCACCATTGAAAAAGTGCTAGAAGACATTAGTTTTGAAGCGGAGGATTATTCTGGGCAACGTATCACTATCACTAAAGAATTGGTTCAATCCAAGCTAGGGGATTTAGTGGCTGATGAAAATTTAGTGAAGTATATTTTATAA
- a CDS encoding DUF262 domain-containing protein, whose translation MNAGATTLLGFFEENQNNQFVIPIYQRLYSWGKEQCKQLWDDIIKIGGNDKMNGHFIGSILYVLDGNTSSSPLLIIDGQQRLTTITLLLIALRSHLSDEVKILEKFSRKEIESYLINSNKDGDKKFKLILSESDKDTLLSLIDENKRKPSETSVKIMENFKLFEEWISKNTGKLETIFKGLKKLMIVWIALEKGKDDPQLIFESMNSKGIELTQTDLIRNYIVMETEVENQENFYNQYWRAMEEDFKQNETLFNRFVRHYLTIKTGKIPNIKKVYEAFKDYQQKEGIEIENLLKDLQKYCGYFCQIAFKKEADERDKRLNEALGFLVDLEMDVVYPLLLELYSDYKDGVLSNQDFISIIDLTESYLCRRAVCGLGANGLNKIFPSFTKKINKDQYLESIEAHFLSLEKTTGKFPKDSEFKDSFITIDFYHFKKNKYFLERLEKFNTNEPVNTQKCSIEHIMPQTLTPEWQKDLGENFKAIHEKYLHTIGNLTLTGYNSEYSNNSFQEKRNMENGFEQSPLRLNQSLKNSESFGEKEIEERANDLADWALKIWTYPILEAETLEEYKLKKEKKVYDLSSYKFSPHSRELFDILRKEIKALDERVTEKFNQQYIVYKFFKISFVDIVVQEKGLKLYLKMNLNELQNEIKEKLKIRDVSNIGRPCVGNMEVELETKENIPYCLGLIKQALEKQMGGRNRQ comes from the coding sequence ATGAACGCAGGTGCAACTACATTATTAGGATTTTTTGAAGAAAATCAAAACAATCAATTTGTCATCCCCATCTATCAGAGGTTGTATAGTTGGGGAAAGGAACAATGCAAACAATTATGGGATGATATTATAAAGATTGGTGGGAATGATAAAATGAATGGGCATTTTATCGGTTCTATTTTGTATGTGCTAGATGGTAATACGTCCTCTAGCCCATTACTCATCATTGACGGCCAACAAAGGCTCACCACTATCACGCTTTTACTTATCGCTTTAAGGAGTCATCTAAGCGATGAAGTTAAAATTTTGGAAAAATTTTCGCGTAAAGAAATAGAGAGCTATCTTATTAACAGCAATAAGGATGGCGATAAGAAATTCAAACTCATTTTATCAGAGTCTGATAAAGACACTTTGCTGTCTTTGATTGATGAAAACAAAAGAAAGCCGAGTGAGACTTCGGTAAAAATAATGGAAAATTTTAAATTATTTGAAGAATGGATCAGTAAAAACACCGGCAAGCTAGAAACGATTTTTAAAGGATTAAAAAAACTCATGATAGTTTGGATTGCTTTAGAAAAAGGGAAAGATGATCCTCAACTTATTTTTGAGAGCATGAACTCAAAAGGTATCGAACTCACGCAAACGGATTTGATCAGAAACTATATCGTAATGGAAACAGAGGTTGAAAACCAAGAAAACTTTTATAATCAATATTGGAGGGCTATGGAGGAGGATTTTAAACAAAATGAAACATTGTTTAATCGGTTTGTCCGGCATTATCTCACGATCAAAACAGGAAAGATTCCAAATATTAAAAAAGTTTATGAAGCTTTCAAGGATTACCAGCAAAAAGAGGGGATAGAAATAGAGAATTTACTAAAAGATTTGCAAAAATATTGCGGGTATTTTTGCCAGATTGCATTCAAAAAAGAAGCCGATGAGAGAGATAAGAGATTGAATGAGGCTTTAGGTTTTTTGGTGGATTTAGAGATGGATGTGGTGTATCCGCTATTGCTAGAGCTTTATAGCGATTATAAGGATGGCGTTTTATCCAATCAGGATTTTATCTCTATTATCGATTTAACAGAGAGCTATCTTTGCAGAAGGGCGGTGTGTGGGCTTGGCGCAAATGGTCTCAATAAAATCTTTCCCTCTTTTACAAAAAAAATCAATAAAGATCAATATCTTGAAAGTATAGAAGCACATTTTTTATCATTGGAAAAGACGACAGGAAAATTTCCTAAAGATTCTGAATTTAAAGATTCTTTTATTACGATAGATTTTTATCATTTTAAAAAAAATAAATACTTTCTTGAAAGGCTAGAAAAATTTAACACAAATGAGCCGGTCAATACTCAAAAATGCAGCATAGAACATATAATGCCTCAAACCCTTACTCCAGAATGGCAAAAGGATTTGGGTGAAAATTTTAAAGCGATACACGAGAAATACCTCCACACAATAGGGAATCTCACTCTAACCGGTTATAACTCTGAGTATAGCAACAATTCTTTCCAAGAAAAAAGAAATATGGAAAACGGCTTTGAACAAAGCCCATTGAGACTCAATCAAAGTTTAAAAAATTCAGAATCTTTTGGCGAAAAAGAGATTGAAGAAAGAGCTAATGATTTGGCGGATTGGGCTTTAAAGATTTGGACTTACCCAATTCTAGAGGCAGAAACATTAGAGGAGTATAAACTCAAGAAAGAAAAAAAGGTTTATGATTTAAGCTCTTATAAGTTTAGCCCCCATTCAAGGGAGTTATTTGATATTTTAAGAAAAGAGATTAAAGCTCTTGATGAAAGGGTAACTGAAAAATTTAATCAACAATATATAGTTTATAAGTTTTTTAAAATAAGTTTTGTGGATATTGTTGTGCAAGAAAAAGGCTTAAAATTGTATTTAAAAATGAACTTGAATGAATTGCAAAATGAAATAAAGGAAAAACTAAAAATCAGAGATGTTTCTAATATCGGTCGTCCATGCGTTGGAAACATGGAAGTAGAGCTAGAAACAAAAGAAAATATCCCTTATTGTTTGGGATTGATCAAGCAGGCTTTAGAAAAACAGATGGGTGGTAGGAATAGGCAATAA